The following are from one region of the Nicotiana tabacum cultivar K326 chromosome 3, ASM71507v2, whole genome shotgun sequence genome:
- the LOC142177438 gene encoding uncharacterized protein LOC142177438 encodes MLRNVPKYAKYIKDIVENKRRLNEFETVALTEECTSRIQHKLPQKLKDLGAPRPTKVMLQLVDRSYVYPEWEEKLLRGLREHKHAIGWIMFDIKDISPVFCM; translated from the exons ATGCTCCGTAATGTCccaaaatatgcaaaatatatTAAGGATATAGTGGAAAATAAAAGGAGGTTAAATGAGTTTGAGACCGtcgcacttactgaggagtgcacttccagGATTCAACATAAGCttccacaaaagcttaaggatcTAG GAGCTCCGAGACCCACCAAGGTGATGCTACAATTAGTTGATAGATCTTATGTTTATCCTGAGTGG GAAGAAAAGTTGTTGAGGGGGCTGAGGGAGCACAAGCATGCCATTGGTTGGATAATGTTTGATATAAAGGATATTAGTCCTGTATTCTGCATGTAG
- the LOC142177437 gene encoding uncharacterized protein LOC142177437: MAIFTDMMERFVEVFMDDFSVFGPSFAKCLTNLAKVLARCEETNLVLNWKKCHVMVREGIVLGHKVSKDGLEVDKSNVEAIEKLPPPNSMKGVRSFLGHAGFYRRFIKDFSKISSPLCRLLEKDVPFKFDDACLKVFEELKKKNLTWRSKTVKEQRIKWLITCPVDYVSKWVEAISLPTNDAKVVVNFVKKQIFTRFDTPRVMISDGGTHFCNKLLDNVLSKYGVKHKVATAYHPQTSGQVEVSNREIKQILENTVSASRKYWVAKLDDALWAYQTTYKTPVGTSPYKLVYGKS; encoded by the exons atggctattttcaccgatatgaTGGAACGATTtgtggaggtctttatggatgatttttctgtgtttggtccTTCTTTTGCTAAATGCTTGACCAATCTTGctaaagtgcttgctaggtgtgaGGAGACTAATCTGGTACTAAATTGGAAAAAGTGTCATGttatggtacgtgaaggtatagtgctggggcacaaggtgtccaaaGATGGACTGGAAGTTGACAAGTCTAATGTGGAAGCAATTGAAAAGTTGCCACCGCCAAATTCAATGAAAGGAGTTAGGAGTTTTCTGggacatgcaggtttttatcgccGATTTATAAAGGATTTCTCAAAAATTTCATCTCCTTTGTGCAGGTTGTTAGAGAAGGATGTGCCATTCAAGTTTGACGATGCTTGTCTGAAAGTATTCGAGGAGCTGAAAAAGAA GAACTTGACTTGGAGATCTAAGACCGTaaaggaacagagaatcaagtggctgatcacttgtccag TTGACTATGTGTCAAAGTGGGTGGAGGCTATTTCTCTACCGACCAATGATGCCAAGGTTGTGGTTAACTTTGTCAAAAAGCAAATCTTTACAAGGTTCGACACTCCAAGAGTGATGATAAGTGATGGGGGTACCCATTTTTGTAACAAGCTATTGGACAATGTCTTATCGAAATACGGGGTCAAACATAAGGTTGCGACCGCCTACCATCCTCAGActagtggacaagttgaagtgtcaaataGAGAAATAAAGCAAATTCTGGAAAATACGGTTAGTGCAAGTAGGAAATATTGGGTTGCAAAgcttgatgatgctctatgggcataCCAGACCACCTACAAAACTCCAGTCGGAACCTCCCCTTACAAGCTGGTTTATGGGAAGTCATGA